One part of the Leclercia sp. LSNIH1 genome encodes these proteins:
- a CDS encoding Cu(I)/Ag(I) efflux RND transporter outer membrane protein, with translation MRKFQLMTLSVSFILTGCLSLAPEYQRPSAPVPSQFSLSQNALVATTPGYRDSGWGAFFVDPHVKALIDEALVNNRDLRMAALKVEEAQAQYGVTDADRFAQLTMDGRKTVSGRVDGNASTTGDYEAGLNLSFDLDFFGRLKNLSEAERQAYLASAEAHRAVHILLISNVSQAYFNQQRAWAQLQVAQETLANYERAYTFVEKQLLTGSTSVLALEQARGVIESTRSDIARRQGELVQADNALHLLLGTWNPLPKNGYREDIANNGVVLPPNLSSNILLQRPDIMQAEHELLAANANIGAARAAFFPSITLTSALSSSSTELSSLFSAGSGMWNFIPKIELPLFNAGRNQSNLSLAEIRQQQSVVNYENKIQTAFKQVADALALRQHISDQIAAQQRYLTSLQITQQRARGLYQHGAVSYIEVLDAERALFTTRQTLLDLNYARQVNEITLFTALGGGWIE, from the coding sequence ATGCGTAAATTTCAATTAATGACGCTCAGCGTAAGTTTTATTCTGACCGGCTGTCTTTCGCTGGCACCGGAATATCAGCGCCCGTCCGCCCCGGTGCCGTCGCAATTCTCGCTCAGCCAGAATGCATTAGTGGCTACCACGCCGGGTTACCGGGATAGCGGCTGGGGGGCCTTTTTTGTCGATCCGCACGTCAAGGCCCTGATAGACGAAGCGCTGGTAAATAACCGCGATTTGCGAATGGCGGCGTTGAAAGTAGAGGAAGCCCAGGCGCAATACGGCGTAACGGATGCCGACCGTTTTGCGCAACTGACGATGGATGGCCGTAAAACAGTGAGCGGGAGAGTGGACGGGAATGCATCGACCACGGGGGACTATGAAGCAGGCCTCAACCTTAGCTTCGATCTGGATTTCTTTGGCCGCTTAAAAAATCTGAGTGAAGCTGAGCGTCAGGCGTATCTTGCCAGCGCCGAAGCTCATCGGGCGGTACATATTTTACTTATCTCGAATGTATCGCAGGCCTATTTCAATCAGCAGCGGGCCTGGGCCCAGCTCCAGGTGGCCCAGGAGACGTTAGCCAACTATGAGCGTGCTTATACCTTTGTTGAGAAGCAACTGCTGACAGGCAGCACCAGTGTGCTGGCACTGGAGCAGGCGCGTGGCGTCATAGAGAGCACCCGCAGCGATATCGCCAGGCGGCAAGGGGAGCTGGTGCAGGCCGATAACGCCCTGCATCTGCTGCTGGGTACCTGGAACCCGCTGCCGAAGAATGGCTATCGCGAGGATATTGCAAATAATGGCGTAGTATTACCGCCAAATCTCTCCTCAAACATTTTATTGCAGCGCCCGGATATCATGCAGGCTGAACACGAGCTGCTGGCGGCCAATGCCAATATCGGTGCCGCCCGCGCCGCTTTTTTCCCGTCCATCACTCTCACCAGCGCGTTATCCAGCAGCAGTACCGAGTTATCCAGCCTGTTTTCTGCGGGCAGTGGGATGTGGAATTTTATCCCCAAAATCGAGCTGCCTCTGTTTAATGCCGGACGTAATCAGTCGAACCTCAGCCTGGCTGAAATTCGTCAGCAACAGTCGGTAGTGAATTATGAAAATAAGATCCAGACCGCCTTTAAACAGGTTGCGGATGCGCTGGCATTACGCCAGCACATTAGCGATCAGATTGCGGCGCAGCAGCGCTATCTCACCTCGCTGCAGATAACCCAACAGCGCGCCAGAGGCCTCTATCAGCATGGCGCGGTCAGCTATATCGAAGTGCTGGATGCCGAACGCGCCCTGTTTACCACCCGGCAGACCTTACTCGACCTTAACTACGCCCGTCAGGTAAACGAAATTACGTTATTCACCGCTCTCGGCGGCGGCTGGATTGAATAA
- a CDS encoding Cu(+)/Ag(+) sensor histidine kinase, translated as MIFRRSPRPFSLATRLTFFISLATIASFFVFTWVMIHSVKAHFEERDIHDLKQIGFTLETVLSHQEEPEKERLEILQNVVAGFANISVLLLDRDNRPVFQSSTGPDLNTLLNDPAPGRDLRAGHVLLWRDPAPHQGMADSAQAQHSAWRIIMLPIGKKADGTPAYNLLMALSINFHLHYINDLKNKLMIMASIISIIVIFIVLFAVYQGHKPIRSLSQQIKNISSADLGVRLNNQNVPIELERLVISFNHMIERIEDVFNRQSNFSADIAHEMRTPITNLVTQTEIALSQPRNVKELEEVLYSSLEEFSRMSKMVSDMLFLAQADNNQLIPEKEKLDLATEIATVFDFFEALAEEREVALSLEGQATPVEGDPLMLRRAISNLLSNAIRYTPRGSTITVHLRSGEGEVHISVENPGTPIAPVHLSRLFDRFYRVDPSRQRKDENSSGIGLAIVKSIITAHNGRVSVESDKTSTRFILMLPAQSGAINPPL; from the coding sequence ATGATCTTTAGGCGCTCCCCCCGGCCTTTTTCGTTGGCCACGCGGCTCACGTTCTTTATCAGCCTCGCCACCATTGCCTCTTTTTTTGTCTTCACCTGGGTAATGATCCACTCCGTAAAGGCACATTTCGAAGAGCGCGATATTCATGATTTGAAGCAGATAGGCTTCACCCTCGAAACGGTACTGAGCCATCAGGAGGAGCCGGAAAAAGAGCGGCTGGAAATCCTGCAAAATGTCGTGGCAGGCTTCGCCAATATCTCTGTTTTGCTGCTGGATAGGGATAATCGTCCGGTTTTTCAGTCCTCAACCGGACCCGATTTGAACACCCTTCTCAACGATCCCGCCCCTGGCAGAGATTTGCGTGCCGGACATGTGCTCTTATGGCGTGATCCCGCCCCGCACCAGGGAATGGCTGATAGTGCGCAGGCGCAGCACAGCGCCTGGCGTATAATTATGCTACCCATCGGCAAAAAAGCAGATGGCACGCCCGCCTATAATTTACTGATGGCGCTATCGATCAATTTTCATCTGCATTATATCAATGACCTCAAAAACAAGCTGATGATAATGGCGTCGATAATCAGCATTATCGTGATCTTTATTGTGCTGTTTGCCGTCTATCAGGGGCATAAACCTATCCGCAGTTTAAGTCAGCAGATCAAAAATATTAGCTCGGCCGATCTCGGTGTCCGCTTAAATAACCAAAATGTGCCCATTGAGCTGGAAAGGCTGGTGATCTCTTTTAACCATATGATTGAGCGTATAGAAGATGTCTTTAACCGGCAGTCCAATTTTTCTGCCGATATTGCTCATGAAATGCGTACCCCGATCACTAATCTTGTCACGCAAACCGAAATAGCTCTCAGCCAGCCACGTAACGTGAAAGAGCTGGAGGAAGTGCTCTACTCCAGCCTGGAGGAGTTTTCACGCATGTCGAAAATGGTCAGCGATATGCTATTTCTCGCCCAGGCAGATAATAACCAGCTGATCCCGGAAAAAGAGAAGCTGGATCTGGCGACGGAGATCGCCACGGTTTTCGACTTCTTTGAAGCTCTGGCCGAGGAACGCGAAGTAGCGCTAAGCCTGGAGGGGCAGGCCACCCCGGTGGAGGGCGATCCGCTGATGCTGCGTCGGGCAATAAGCAACTTACTGTCAAACGCCATCCGTTATACCCCACGCGGGAGCACCATTACCGTTCACCTGCGCTCAGGGGAAGGGGAAGTGCATATTAGTGTGGAAAACCCGGGCACGCCTATAGCGCCTGTGCATTTATCCCGGCTGTTCGATCGCTTTTATCGGGTCGATCCCTCTCGTCAGCGAAAAGATGAAAACAGCAGCGGCATCGGTCTGGCGATCGTTAAATCCATTATTACTGCCCATAATGGACGGGTATCCGTTGAGTCAGATAAAACCTCGACGCGCTTTATTCTGATGCTGCCTGCTCAGTCAGGGGCCATTAATCCGCCGTTATGA
- a CDS encoding oligosaccharide MFS transporter: MSNKTEYYKISSFIFLYFFTWSASIGLLAIWLGQKANLSGSVIGTVFAVNGVFSVILKPIYGYILDKIGMSKYLLYFVVAMSALMAPFFIYVYQPLLMSNTMLGIIIGALYLSFAWYAGVAACESYSDRFSRLNGMEFGQIRMWGSLGWAVASSFSGLLFNLSPAYNFIMGSVASVIMLIVLLSLKVNTNSAHAGEVLTKEKIVPADVYALLRSRKFWAFCLYVAGVAWMMFIAEQQFSRYFVTFFDDVHQGNAVFGYLGTVQSGMEFVMYMVIPLFVNFIGAKRGLLIVGLIVGARLIISGICDSHLLISVLKPLYGLEICLLLVSVFKYIAEHFDKRVNATMYLLGYQAMLYVGNVVVSSPAGYMYDRIGFEQTYIIMGATALTFTLISAFTLSACQSKWRGAKTLNVAEHH, encoded by the coding sequence ATGAGCAACAAAACTGAATATTACAAAATCAGCAGTTTTATCTTTCTCTATTTCTTTACCTGGTCGGCCAGTATTGGTTTGCTGGCGATCTGGCTCGGGCAAAAAGCCAACCTGAGCGGCTCGGTGATCGGCACCGTATTTGCGGTAAATGGTGTCTTCTCCGTTATTCTGAAACCGATCTATGGCTATATTCTGGATAAGATCGGCATGAGCAAATACCTGCTCTATTTTGTGGTGGCGATGTCCGCCCTGATGGCGCCGTTCTTTATTTATGTCTATCAGCCGCTGTTAATGTCCAACACCATGCTGGGGATTATTATCGGCGCGCTCTATTTAAGTTTCGCCTGGTATGCGGGCGTCGCGGCGTGCGAATCCTATTCCGACCGTTTCAGCCGTCTGAACGGCATGGAATTTGGTCAGATCCGTATGTGGGGATCGCTCGGCTGGGCGGTGGCATCGTCGTTCTCCGGCCTGCTGTTTAACCTCTCTCCTGCGTACAACTTCATTATGGGCAGCGTGGCGTCGGTCATTATGCTGATTGTCCTCCTGAGCCTGAAGGTGAACACCAACTCGGCCCATGCCGGTGAGGTGCTGACCAAAGAGAAAATCGTTCCGGCGGATGTTTACGCCCTGCTGCGCAGCCGCAAATTCTGGGCCTTCTGCCTGTACGTGGCGGGCGTGGCGTGGATGATGTTTATCGCCGAGCAGCAGTTCTCGCGCTATTTCGTCACCTTCTTTGATGACGTGCATCAGGGCAACGCGGTCTTTGGCTATCTGGGCACCGTGCAGTCGGGGATGGAATTTGTCATGTATATGGTCATCCCGCTGTTCGTGAATTTTATTGGCGCCAAGCGTGGGTTATTGATTGTCGGTCTGATTGTCGGGGCGCGCCTGATTATTTCCGGGATCTGCGATTCGCACCTGCTTATTTCGGTTCTCAAGCCGCTGTACGGTCTGGAGATCTGCCTCCTGCTGGTGTCGGTCTTTAAATATATCGCCGAGCATTTCGATAAACGCGTGAACGCCACCATGTATCTGCTGGGCTATCAGGCAATGCTCTACGTCGGTAATGTCGTGGTCTCTTCCCCTGCGGGTTATATGTATGACCGCATCGGCTTTGAGCAGACCTATATCATCATGGGCGCTACGGCGCTGACCTTTACCCTTATTTCCGCCTTCACGTTATCCGCCTGCCAGAGCAAATGGCGCGGCGCAAAAACACTGAACGTTGCTGAACATCACTAA
- a CDS encoding AraC family transcriptional regulator gives MRETPTPEHLELITLNDTLVSFSRLFANTVRYHHWHQCLEILYVEEGFGVAIVDNRHYTMRPGRLFFFPPFTLHKVMVDPQAEANYRRTIIHLDQHAVMKALRDFPQTQQRLQKLSQRGGEAWVADMAHCHSHIDHLFSCYPPPLNGERIASLLISLFAMLPHDDEGQPGNSHGIASQVMFWLDEHYQHKFSLDALADELGKSRSYVSRKFHAETGEKIHDYLNTLRLRKACESLLHSDASVREIAARVGFSDVTYFISAFKKGIGETPLQYRKNHLQP, from the coding sequence ATGCGCGAAACACCTACGCCGGAACACCTTGAGCTCATCACCCTGAACGATACCCTCGTGTCGTTCAGTCGCCTGTTCGCCAACACCGTGCGCTATCACCACTGGCATCAGTGTCTGGAGATCCTCTATGTCGAAGAGGGCTTTGGCGTGGCGATTGTCGATAACCGCCACTACACCATGCGCCCGGGGAGGCTGTTTTTCTTTCCCCCCTTTACCCTGCACAAGGTGATGGTCGACCCCCAGGCCGAAGCGAACTACCGCCGGACCATTATTCATCTCGATCAGCATGCGGTAATGAAAGCCCTGCGTGATTTTCCCCAGACCCAACAGCGACTCCAGAAGCTGTCCCAACGGGGAGGAGAAGCCTGGGTAGCGGACATGGCCCACTGCCACAGCCATATCGATCATCTCTTCAGCTGCTACCCGCCGCCGTTGAACGGCGAGCGCATCGCCAGCCTGCTGATTAGCCTGTTCGCCATGCTGCCGCACGATGACGAAGGCCAGCCCGGCAACAGCCACGGTATCGCCAGCCAGGTAATGTTCTGGCTGGATGAGCACTACCAGCATAAGTTCAGTCTTGATGCGCTGGCAGACGAGCTGGGTAAATCCCGCAGCTACGTATCACGGAAATTCCATGCGGAGACGGGAGAGAAAATTCACGATTACCTGAATACGTTACGATTACGCAAAGCCTGTGAGAGCCTGCTGCATTCAGACGCCAGCGTGCGGGAGATTGCCGCGCGGGTGGGGTTTTCAGACGTGACCTACTTTATCAGCGCGTTTAAAAAGGGGATCGGAGAGACGCCCTTACAGTACCGGAAGAATCATCTGCAGCCCTGA
- a CDS encoding copper/silver response regulator transcription factor, giving the protein MKILIVEDEKKTGEYLTKGLKEAGFIVDLADNGLNGFHLAMTADYDLLILDIMLPDVNGWDIVRMLRTANKGMPILLLTALGTIEHRVKGLELGADDYLIKPFAFAELLARVKTLLRRGAAVMVESQFQVADLTLDLVSRKVTRNGTRITLTSKEFTLLEFFIRHQGEVLPRSLIASQVWDMNFDSDTNAIDVAVKRLRGKIDNDFEPRLIQTVRGVGYMLEVPDDL; this is encoded by the coding sequence ATGAAAATTCTGATCGTCGAAGACGAGAAAAAAACCGGCGAGTATTTGACTAAGGGGCTGAAAGAGGCCGGGTTTATTGTCGATCTGGCAGACAACGGCCTGAACGGTTTTCATCTGGCAATGACCGCAGATTACGATCTGTTGATCCTCGACATTATGCTGCCGGATGTGAACGGCTGGGATATTGTCAGGATGCTGCGCACGGCCAACAAAGGGATGCCCATTCTCCTGCTCACCGCGCTGGGCACCATTGAACATCGGGTCAAAGGGCTTGAGCTAGGCGCTGATGATTATCTGATTAAGCCTTTTGCCTTTGCCGAACTGCTGGCCCGGGTAAAGACGTTACTCCGTCGTGGCGCGGCGGTGATGGTCGAAAGCCAGTTTCAGGTAGCCGATCTGACCCTCGATCTGGTCAGCCGTAAGGTAACGCGCAACGGAACGCGCATCACGCTGACCAGCAAGGAGTTTACCTTGCTGGAGTTCTTCATTCGTCATCAGGGCGAAGTATTGCCCCGGTCGCTGATTGCATCTCAGGTCTGGGACATGAATTTTGACAGCGATACCAACGCCATCGACGTGGCGGTGAAAAGGTTGCGGGGCAAGATTGATAACGATTTTGAACCACGGCTCATCCAGACCGTGCGCGGTGTAGGCTATATGCTTGAGGTGCCAGATGATCTTTAG
- a CDS encoding DUF2264 domain-containing protein: MCAANKEKSNPLSSRQDLVAALNMWLAAVDNQFPAGSSRFSLGDTCAHYARDVAQMEGLSRVLWGLFPLMAAGDSTPFSDKYIAAIKQGTDPQSAGYWGEAGPYDQRLVEMAAYGLGLALLQDKLTELFSERELMNLHAWLNQITDATMPDSNWNYFAIMVQLGFKRAGLPYDQQAIDRRFAMMETYYLGDGWYSDGPGRPKDYYISMAFHFYGLIYATLSGDEARAEVLRQRSRLFAEDFIYMSAADGASVPFGRSLTYRFAMVAFWSAVAFSGLEVFTPGIVKGIILRHLRWWQQQPMTDRDGILTLGFAYPNLAMCEDYNSPGSPYWALKTYLILALPESHPFWQAEEQPLPALAEKRLIPHAQQILMQADHVTMLTAGQLELNNYVNTEAKYTKFAYSSRFGFTIERGRFGIKHAACDSMLLLADGDNYFRGRRECEAVRVDENFIFSRWSPWHDVHIESWLVPFGEWHLRLHRINSARTLQTVEGGFAVMKTDHQLIGRGSYLNAANGSSVIVDLSPVISRQPDSVVTPPNSSIMFAECAAIPVLTTTLPQGESWLCSAVYASGKARAEANTPQLKIEDNRVVICAPGSERKLSFIL, translated from the coding sequence ATGTGCGCGGCAAATAAAGAAAAATCAAATCCGTTGTCATCCCGCCAGGATCTGGTGGCGGCCCTGAACATGTGGCTTGCGGCGGTAGATAATCAGTTTCCGGCGGGGAGTTCGCGGTTTTCACTGGGCGATACCTGCGCGCACTACGCCCGGGATGTGGCGCAGATGGAGGGGCTCTCCCGTGTCTTATGGGGGCTGTTTCCGTTGATGGCCGCAGGCGACAGTACGCCGTTCAGCGATAAATATATCGCCGCCATTAAGCAGGGCACCGATCCGCAAAGCGCAGGCTACTGGGGCGAAGCCGGGCCTTATGACCAGCGTCTGGTGGAGATGGCGGCCTATGGCCTCGGGCTGGCGCTCCTACAGGACAAACTTACTGAACTGTTTAGCGAACGTGAGCTGATGAATCTGCACGCCTGGCTGAACCAGATCACCGACGCGACGATGCCGGACAGCAACTGGAACTACTTCGCCATCATGGTCCAGCTTGGCTTTAAGCGCGCCGGACTGCCCTACGACCAGCAGGCCATCGATCGCCGCTTCGCCATGATGGAGACCTACTATCTGGGGGACGGCTGGTACTCCGACGGTCCGGGACGGCCAAAGGACTACTACATCTCAATGGCGTTTCACTTTTACGGTTTGATCTACGCCACCCTGAGCGGTGATGAGGCGAGGGCAGAGGTGCTGCGCCAGCGTTCGCGCCTGTTCGCGGAAGATTTTATCTATATGTCCGCCGCCGACGGCGCCTCGGTGCCCTTTGGCCGCAGCCTGACCTACCGCTTCGCGATGGTCGCCTTCTGGAGTGCGGTGGCTTTTTCCGGGCTGGAGGTGTTCACGCCGGGGATTGTGAAAGGGATCATCCTCCGTCATCTGCGCTGGTGGCAGCAACAGCCGATGACCGATCGCGACGGGATCCTGACGCTGGGTTTCGCCTACCCGAACCTGGCGATGTGCGAGGACTATAACTCCCCCGGCTCGCCTTACTGGGCGCTGAAAACCTACCTGATTCTGGCCCTGCCGGAGAGCCATCCGTTCTGGCAGGCAGAAGAGCAGCCATTACCTGCGCTTGCCGAAAAGCGCCTCATTCCCCATGCCCAGCAGATCCTGATGCAGGCGGATCACGTCACCATGCTCACCGCCGGACAGCTGGAGCTGAACAACTATGTGAACACCGAGGCGAAATACACCAAATTTGCCTACTCCAGCCGCTTTGGGTTCACCATCGAGCGCGGACGCTTCGGCATCAAGCATGCTGCCTGCGACTCCATGCTGCTGCTGGCCGATGGTGATAACTACTTCCGCGGACGCCGCGAATGCGAGGCGGTCCGCGTCGACGAGAACTTCATCTTTTCGCGCTGGTCGCCGTGGCACGACGTCCACATTGAGAGCTGGCTGGTGCCGTTTGGCGAGTGGCATCTGCGCCTGCACCGCATCAACAGCGCCCGCACGTTGCAGACGGTGGAGGGCGGTTTTGCGGTAATGAAAACCGACCATCAGCTTATCGGGCGCGGCAGTTATCTGAATGCCGCGAACGGCAGCAGCGTCATTGTCGATCTGTCGCCTGTCATCAGCCGTCAGCCTGACAGCGTGGTGACGCCACCCAACAGCAGCATCATGTTTGCCGAATGCGCCGCCATTCCGGTGCTGACCACCACTCTCCCGCAGGGGGAGAGCTGGCTATGCAGTGCGGTATACGCCTCCGGGAAAGCGCGTGCAGAGGCAAACACACCACAACTGAAAATAGAAGATAACCGGGTCGTTATTTGCGCGCCCGGAAGCGAACGTAAGCTGTCGTTCATTTTATAA
- a CDS encoding efflux RND transporter periplasmic adaptor subunit, translating into MMPFNIKNTALIVGGAILGGSITAGIAFSISAAHSTTEAPATEQHRQVLFWYDPMYPNTRFDKPGKSPFMDMDLVAKYADEEGGETPAPGIRIDPAQTQNLGVKVESVRQGPLQYQRTFPANVSYNEYQFAILQARSAGFIEKVYPLTVGDKVRKGMPLVDMTIPDWVEAQSEYLLLQETGGTGTQTEGILERLRLAGMPDEAVRRLISSRKIQTRFTLKAPIDGVITAFDLRSGMNIAKDNIVAKIQGMDPVWITASVPESIAWLINDTSQFTFSVPAWPDKTLSVKKWSLLPSVDAATRTLQLRLEVDNPDETLKPGMNAWLKLNSQSQPMLLIPSTALIDSGDEQRVITVNSEGRFVPKLVEVFHESQGVTAIRTGLTEGEKVVSSGLFLIDSEANITGALERMRTTGHPHEGKAND; encoded by the coding sequence ATGATGCCTTTCAACATTAAAAACACAGCACTTATTGTCGGCGGCGCGATCCTGGGCGGGAGCATTACCGCAGGCATTGCTTTCTCTATTTCAGCTGCGCATTCGACCACGGAAGCTCCCGCCACAGAGCAGCACCGGCAAGTGCTGTTCTGGTATGACCCGATGTACCCCAACACCCGCTTTGATAAACCAGGCAAGTCACCCTTTATGGATATGGATCTGGTGGCGAAGTATGCCGATGAAGAGGGAGGGGAAACCCCTGCCCCTGGCATTCGCATCGACCCGGCCCAGACACAAAACCTCGGCGTAAAGGTGGAGTCGGTTCGCCAGGGGCCGTTGCAGTATCAGCGGACCTTCCCGGCCAATGTCAGCTACAACGAATATCAGTTTGCCATCCTGCAGGCACGCTCAGCGGGCTTTATTGAGAAAGTCTATCCCCTGACCGTGGGGGACAAAGTGCGCAAAGGGATGCCGCTGGTGGACATGACTATCCCGGACTGGGTTGAAGCACAGAGTGAATATTTACTCCTGCAGGAGACTGGCGGGACAGGTACTCAAACTGAAGGGATCCTTGAGCGCCTGCGGCTGGCGGGTATGCCGGACGAGGCTGTACGGCGTCTCATCTCCAGCCGCAAAATTCAGACCCGCTTCACGTTGAAAGCGCCTATTGACGGGGTGATTACCGCATTTGATCTGCGCAGCGGGATGAACATCGCTAAAGACAACATAGTCGCCAAAATCCAGGGTATGGACCCGGTGTGGATCACAGCCTCGGTGCCAGAATCCATCGCCTGGCTGATTAACGATACATCACAGTTCACGTTTTCTGTGCCGGCATGGCCGGATAAAACGCTCTCCGTGAAGAAATGGTCGCTGCTGCCGAGTGTGGATGCGGCAACCCGCACGCTCCAGCTGCGCCTGGAGGTGGATAACCCGGATGAGACCCTGAAGCCGGGTATGAATGCCTGGTTAAAACTCAACAGCCAAAGTCAGCCCATGCTGTTAATTCCTTCCACCGCGTTAATCGACAGCGGTGATGAGCAACGGGTTATTACCGTTAATAGCGAGGGGCGTTTCGTCCCGAAATTGGTTGAAGTGTTCCATGAATCCCAGGGCGTCACCGCCATTCGTACCGGACTTACAGAGGGTGAAAAGGTCGTGTCGAGCGGCCTGTTCCTGATCGATTCAGAGGCAAACATCACAGGCGCGCTGGAGAGAATGCGTACAACCGGCCATCCGCACGAAGGGAAAGCAAATGATTGA
- the cusF gene encoding cation efflux system protein CusF, which translates to MKTLSTALLFGLCSATLFSAHASDRHDMANMQPTAATAEQHPVVNATGEVKHIDMQEKKITIAHGPVAALNWPAMTMRFTLTPTTHLQDIKPGDKVEFTFVQQGNISLLQDIHTQD; encoded by the coding sequence ATGAAAACGCTCTCTACCGCACTCTTATTCGGCCTCTGTTCCGCGACCCTGTTCAGCGCGCACGCCAGCGACAGGCATGACATGGCAAACATGCAGCCCACCGCGGCAACGGCAGAGCAACATCCGGTGGTCAACGCCACAGGAGAAGTCAAACATATTGATATGCAAGAAAAAAAGATAACCATCGCCCACGGACCTGTCGCGGCATTGAACTGGCCAGCAATGACGATGCGTTTCACCCTGACCCCCACGACGCACCTGCAGGATATTAAACCGGGCGACAAGGTTGAATTTACCTTTGTGCAGCAGGGCAACATCTCGTTATTACAGGATATCCACACCCAGGATTAA